Proteins encoded by one window of Rutidosis leptorrhynchoides isolate AG116_Rl617_1_P2 chromosome 7, CSIRO_AGI_Rlap_v1, whole genome shotgun sequence:
- the LOC139857495 gene encoding uncharacterized protein: MGPKKITFDFFTRTSGVVDDQKSQEKVNNATNDFNDTQPQIDDDTPMEDSPRIEVENDEELNSGKFKLDSLVTDPGIRPSIMAYPSNQRGEIRREYIRLGPYQIRKSKYPLSASGSKGNRSFQAAWFDRFWWLEYFQENDAAYCFPCYLFIKKPIGRVGSDRFTALEFNTWEKVNSGKGILVLTTRQPREFMGEQGY; the protein is encoded by the coding sequence ATGGGTCCTAAAAAAATAACGTTTGATTTTTTCACACGAACTAGTGGTGTTGTTGATGATCAAAAATCTCAAGAGAAAGTAAATAATGCTACCAATGATTTTAATGACACTCAACCACAAATAGATGATGATACTCCTATGGAAGATTCTCCTCGAATTGAAGTTGAAAATGATGAAGAATTAAATTCAGGGAAGTTTAAGTTAGATTCATTAGTTACAGATCCTGGTATACGACCTTCAATAATGGCATATCCAAGTAACCAACGTGGTGAAATTAGACGCGAATATATTAGACTTGGACCTTATCAAATTCGCAAGTCAAAGTATCCTCTAAGTGCTAGTGGTTCAAAGGGTAATCGAAGCTTTCAAGCAGCTTGGTTTGACAGATTTTGGTGGTTAGAATATTTTCAAGAAAACGATGCTGCATATTGTTTTCCGTGTTATTTATTCATTAAAAAACCTATTGGACGAGTTGGTTCTGATAGATTTACTGCATTAGAGTTCAATACATGGGAAAAAGTAAATAGTGGTAAAGGGATACTAGTGTTGACAACTCGTCAACCTAGGGAATTTATGGGTGAACAGGGATACTAG